One part of the Streptomyces lydicus genome encodes these proteins:
- a CDS encoding LysR family transcriptional regulator, translating to MDISSVGLRVLQQIAESGSFTAAATRLGYTQSAVSRQAAALERNAGATLFERRPDGVRLTPAGLTLLRHARTILDSVAAAERDLTGTSPQTELVRLGAFLSAGAVLLPAALKRLATTDPHITVTTREGTTPSLIRALRAGSIDLAVLTSRPPHRPPDGESPPLHVETVEDTELVVAASSTGEFAGRTTVHVDELVDAAWIATPSSSSEPLLGVWPGLPGRPRIVHSARDWLTKLHLVAGGFGVTTLPSRLSPVLPPGVSLLHVEGAPPEVRRILVARLPGHPHPAVTAVTRAIKSPA from the coding sequence ATGGACATCTCCAGCGTGGGCCTACGGGTCCTGCAGCAGATCGCAGAGTCCGGCAGCTTCACCGCGGCGGCCACCCGACTCGGCTACACGCAGTCGGCGGTCTCACGTCAGGCCGCTGCCCTCGAACGCAACGCGGGTGCCACCCTGTTCGAACGCCGTCCCGACGGGGTGCGGCTCACCCCCGCCGGGCTGACCCTGCTGCGGCACGCCCGCACGATCCTTGATTCCGTCGCGGCTGCCGAACGCGACCTCACCGGCACTTCCCCGCAGACCGAACTGGTGCGGCTCGGAGCGTTCCTGAGCGCGGGCGCGGTGTTGCTGCCCGCCGCGCTCAAACGGCTCGCGACGACCGACCCGCACATCACCGTCACGACGAGGGAGGGCACCACTCCCAGTCTGATCCGGGCGCTGCGCGCCGGCTCGATCGACCTCGCCGTGCTGACCTCCCGTCCGCCCCACCGGCCGCCGGACGGCGAGTCGCCGCCCCTGCACGTCGAGACCGTCGAGGACACCGAACTGGTCGTGGCGGCGTCTTCCACCGGAGAGTTCGCGGGCCGCACCACGGTGCACGTCGACGAGTTGGTCGACGCCGCGTGGATCGCCACCCCGTCATCGAGCTCCGAACCGCTGCTCGGCGTCTGGCCGGGCTTGCCCGGACGCCCGCGCATCGTCCACTCGGCGCGCGACTGGCTGACGAAGCTGCACTTGGTCGCCGGCGGCTTCGGTGTGACGACGCTGCCGTCCCGGCTGTCGCCGGTCCTGCCGCCAGGGGTGAGCCTGCTGCACGTCGAGGGCGCACCTCCCGAGGTCCGCCGGATTCTCGTAGCGCGCCTCCCCGGCCACCCCCACCCCGCGGTCACCGCTGTCACCCGAGCGATCAAGTCCCCCGCCTGA
- a CDS encoding cytochrome P450: MAVYERLREEYGAVAPVRVHDDLPAWLVLGYRENVEVARNEARYSRDPQIWREALAGRVRADHPLSPMITWWPVVNFTDGAVHRRLSDAIKEALRRFEELGIRRYVDRCALELINRFPNGRVDLVADFAVQLPMLVMSNLIGLPEEAGPRLVEAVPDMLQGTETSVESDRYVTDLLQQLVESKKSHPGHDLTSMLLKHPSQLTDQEVLAHVRIILVAACETTTTLIANTLRMVLTDQRFRAHLSGGQMTLPDAVEQMLWDQPPLNTVIGRWAVADVELGGQQIRAGDMLLLGLAAGNADPVVRPPEDELSAPIYANRSHLSFSKGAHECPGQEIGRSIAQAGVDTLLARLDGLALAVPAAELRRNGTLMSQHLVNLPVTFRPLQATNAATEKGRVPGYASREHSALTDVPAP, translated from the coding sequence ATGGCCGTGTACGAACGTCTCCGCGAGGAGTACGGCGCGGTCGCGCCCGTACGAGTGCATGACGACCTTCCGGCCTGGCTGGTGCTCGGCTATCGCGAGAACGTGGAGGTTGCACGCAACGAAGCGCGCTACTCCCGTGACCCCCAGATATGGCGGGAGGCGCTGGCGGGGAGGGTCCGCGCAGACCACCCGCTGAGCCCCATGATCACCTGGTGGCCCGTGGTCAACTTCACCGACGGCGCTGTGCACAGGCGCCTCAGTGACGCGATCAAGGAGGCACTGAGGCGCTTCGAAGAACTCGGCATCCGCCGCTATGTCGACCGCTGTGCGCTCGAGCTGATCAACCGGTTTCCGAACGGCCGGGTTGACCTCGTGGCAGACTTCGCCGTCCAGCTTCCGATGCTTGTCATGTCGAATCTCATCGGCCTGCCCGAAGAAGCCGGACCGAGGCTTGTCGAGGCGGTGCCTGACATGCTGCAGGGGACGGAGACCTCCGTGGAGAGCGACAGGTACGTCACCGACCTGCTCCAACAGCTCGTCGAGAGCAAGAAGAGCCACCCCGGCCACGACCTGACCTCCATGCTGCTGAAGCACCCCTCACAGCTGACGGATCAGGAGGTTCTCGCGCACGTGAGGATCATCCTGGTCGCCGCATGCGAAACGACGACCACCCTCATCGCGAACACCCTGCGAATGGTCCTTACCGACCAGCGATTCCGAGCCCACCTTTCCGGCGGGCAGATGACCCTGCCCGACGCGGTAGAGCAGATGCTGTGGGACCAGCCTCCGCTCAACACGGTGATCGGCCGGTGGGCTGTGGCAGATGTGGAACTGGGCGGGCAACAGATCCGGGCCGGCGACATGCTCCTCCTGGGCCTGGCTGCCGGCAACGCAGACCCAGTGGTCCGGCCGCCCGAGGACGAGCTTTCGGCGCCCATCTACGCCAACAGGAGCCACCTGTCCTTCTCCAAAGGCGCCCACGAGTGCCCGGGGCAGGAGATCGGACGCTCCATTGCCCAAGCGGGCGTGGACACGCTGCTGGCACGCCTGGACGGTCTTGCACTCGCAGTGCCCGCCGCGGAATTGCGTCGCAACGGCACGCTGATGTCCCAGCACCTCGTGAACCTTCCGGTCACCTTCCGCCCGCTGCAGGCCACCAACGCAGCCACAGAGAAGGGGCGCGTACCGGGCTACGCGTCGCGAGAGCACAGTGCACTGACGGATGTACCTGCCCCATGA
- a CDS encoding serine hydrolase domain-containing protein encodes MRHRPAALRRLTVTGVALAAITAGVCVPAVTASAVSPQRTTPAASFDPAPIRDLLTRLPDPVVAGALVRVAGHGRAMPWTGTAGEVSRDAHFRIGSVTKIFTSTVVLQLAAERRIAIDAPVRRYLPDLIPTAYGTVTVRELLDHTSGLPAPAGIPGPADGPGWWRKGVSPQDVVRNAFAAAESQEGRQPPTPERVQQYNGVNTFVAGLLVEKVTGRTFRDEVTRRIIQPLGLRNTSLPSPDDMSIPTPHARVYIGSDEVTEQSPWAWAEGGMISTAADLDRFMTALFRGRLLPPAQQKLVFTVPDVSSAPTNTNCINKTSCFSAGGLMRVTLDNGVTVWGKTGSLPGWTNGVFTTRDLKRRVAYSLNPTGAASERPYVMAVLNSAFAM; translated from the coding sequence ATGCGCCACCGCCCTGCCGCCCTCCGTCGCCTGACCGTGACCGGCGTCGCCCTCGCCGCGATCACAGCAGGCGTGTGCGTTCCCGCCGTGACGGCCTCTGCGGTATCTCCGCAACGGACGACTCCAGCCGCCTCGTTCGATCCTGCACCGATACGAGATCTGCTGACGCGTCTGCCCGATCCGGTTGTCGCCGGTGCGCTGGTCAGGGTGGCGGGGCACGGCCGAGCGATGCCGTGGACCGGAACAGCGGGGGAGGTCTCCCGTGACGCTCACTTCCGTATCGGCAGCGTGACGAAGATCTTCACCAGCACGGTCGTGCTCCAGTTGGCTGCCGAGCGCCGCATCGCCATCGACGCGCCTGTCCGGCGCTATCTGCCCGACCTCATCCCGACCGCGTACGGCACCGTCACCGTGCGCGAACTCCTGGACCACACCAGCGGTTTACCGGCCCCGGCCGGCATCCCCGGGCCTGCCGACGGGCCTGGTTGGTGGCGCAAGGGCGTGTCGCCCCAGGACGTGGTGCGCAATGCCTTCGCTGCCGCCGAGAGCCAAGAGGGCCGGCAGCCACCCACGCCCGAAAGGGTCCAGCAGTACAACGGCGTCAACACCTTCGTCGCCGGCCTGCTGGTCGAGAAGGTGACGGGCCGAACCTTCAGGGACGAAGTCACCCGCCGCATCATCCAGCCGCTAGGACTGCGGAACACCAGCCTCCCGTCGCCGGACGACATGTCCATCCCCACCCCGCACGCTCGCGTGTACATAGGCAGCGATGAGGTGACCGAGCAGAGTCCCTGGGCGTGGGCCGAGGGCGGCATGATCTCCACCGCCGCTGATCTGGACCGGTTCATGACCGCTCTGTTCCGTGGGCGGCTCCTCCCACCCGCACAGCAGAAGCTTGTGTTCACCGTGCCCGATGTCTCCAGCGCGCCGACCAACACGAACTGCATCAACAAAACGAGCTGCTTCAGCGCCGGAGGTCTGATGCGGGTCACGCTCGACAACGGCGTCACCGTGTGGGGCAAGACCGGCTCCCTGCCCGGGTGGACCAACGGCGTCTTCACCACCCGCGACCTGAAACGCCGTGTGGCCTACTCCCTCAACCCCACCGGCGCCGCGTCCGAACGTCCCTACGTCATGGCCGTCCTCAACTCCGCCTTTGCGATGTGA
- a CDS encoding TetR/AcrR family transcriptional regulator produces the protein MEANEPVSRSARKHQAIMEAATAVFMEKGYAGTSMDDIAKLAAVSKQTVYKHFADKEKLFAEIVLATTDRVEDMIDLVADIPADADSLEENLLRLARQFLSTLTQPEVLQLRRLIIANADTFPDLGATWYEQGFERVLATLAETFQRLADRGLLRIDDPVLAAHHFSGLLLWIPVNRAMFHGSPQHNESELEHYADAGIRTFLAAYR, from the coding sequence ATGGAAGCGAACGAGCCCGTCAGCCGGTCCGCGCGCAAGCATCAGGCGATCATGGAAGCCGCGACGGCGGTCTTCATGGAAAAGGGCTACGCCGGTACGAGCATGGACGACATCGCCAAGCTGGCCGCCGTGTCCAAGCAGACGGTGTACAAGCACTTCGCCGACAAGGAGAAGTTGTTCGCCGAGATCGTCCTGGCCACCACAGATCGAGTCGAGGACATGATCGACCTGGTGGCCGACATCCCCGCCGACGCGGACTCACTGGAGGAGAACCTGCTCCGACTGGCCCGCCAGTTCCTGAGCACCCTCACCCAGCCCGAGGTGCTCCAACTTCGGCGCCTCATCATCGCCAACGCCGACACCTTCCCCGACCTGGGTGCCACCTGGTACGAGCAGGGCTTCGAGCGGGTCCTCGCCACCCTGGCCGAGACCTTCCAACGCCTTGCCGACCGGGGGCTGCTGCGGATCGACGACCCTGTTCTGGCCGCCCACCACTTCTCCGGTCTGCTGCTGTGGATCCCGGTGAACAGGGCCATGTTCCACGGCAGTCCGCAGCACAACGAGTCCGAACTCGAGCACTACGCCGACGCAGGCATCCGGACCTTCCTCGCCGCGTACCGGTGA
- a CDS encoding carboxymuconolactone decarboxylase family protein, with the protein MEPRFNLVDNEIGAKFAKRFGNASLVIHQSSLPRSTQELVSLRASQINGCGFCVDLHTKDATAAGESAVRLHLVAAWRESTVFTEAERAALALAEEGTRLADAHQGVSDETWAQVRKHYDDEQIAALVSLVAQINAANRLGVIVRNPGGSYEPGMFANGSN; encoded by the coding sequence ATGGAGCCACGTTTCAACCTGGTCGACAATGAGATCGGTGCCAAATTCGCCAAGCGATTCGGCAATGCCAGCCTGGTGATCCACCAGTCGTCGCTGCCGAGGTCCACGCAAGAGCTGGTATCGCTGCGCGCCAGCCAGATCAACGGCTGCGGTTTCTGTGTCGACCTCCACACCAAGGACGCCACGGCCGCCGGCGAAAGCGCCGTCCGGCTCCACCTGGTCGCCGCCTGGCGCGAGTCCACCGTGTTCACCGAGGCCGAGCGGGCCGCGCTGGCGCTCGCGGAGGAGGGAACCCGGCTCGCTGACGCCCACCAGGGTGTTTCCGACGAGACGTGGGCGCAGGTCCGCAAGCACTACGACGACGAGCAGATCGCCGCACTGGTCTCCCTGGTCGCCCAGATCAACGCGGCCAACCGGCTCGGCGTGATCGTGCGCAACCCGGGCGGCTCCTACGAGCCCGGGATGTTCGCCAACGGGTCGAACTGA
- a CDS encoding terpene synthase family protein, whose product MPANGIHPQAEKVGERSVEWLAGFGIFDSDGSLRRQIVASRVGEAVGRAAPLASDAGLQLYADWSAAAFTFDDFYCDMGPTSTRPDEFLEVAMRVLYRIERPEAARWDETLLSDAFADLSRRVRSLAPMMWPSWVTGHKDWVLGSVCGIAQRTGARGRPADIADHLATRVSDGAMSLNHALIEMAEGTRLPDELRGGPTVAAATAAAYTLVLLANDLVSYRREAEAGATNTNCVTLLAPTGGSVEDGMEKVVRLHDRIMSLYIRLSHQLKATRDERLRRYIDQLSTYIRANLDWSLTVPRYRAHPSSGASVSAAVTGWSTEPSDGSLAAPPIPSIAWWWEQLRA is encoded by the coding sequence GTGCCCGCGAACGGGATCCATCCGCAGGCTGAAAAAGTCGGCGAACGCAGCGTGGAGTGGCTCGCCGGCTTCGGGATATTCGACAGTGACGGCTCGCTTCGGCGGCAGATCGTCGCGAGCCGGGTGGGTGAGGCTGTAGGTCGCGCGGCACCACTGGCGTCCGACGCGGGGCTGCAGTTGTACGCGGACTGGTCGGCGGCGGCCTTCACTTTTGACGACTTCTACTGCGATATGGGCCCCACCAGCACCCGCCCGGATGAGTTCCTGGAAGTCGCGATGCGTGTGCTGTACCGCATTGAGCGGCCCGAGGCCGCACGCTGGGATGAGACGCTCCTGTCCGATGCCTTCGCCGACCTCTCGCGCCGGGTCCGCAGCCTCGCACCGATGATGTGGCCGAGCTGGGTGACGGGGCACAAAGACTGGGTCCTCGGGTCCGTCTGCGGCATAGCGCAGCGCACCGGGGCCCGCGGCAGACCGGCGGACATAGCCGACCACCTCGCGACGCGGGTCAGCGACGGCGCGATGTCCCTCAATCACGCGCTCATCGAGATGGCCGAGGGCACCAGGCTTCCCGATGAGCTGCGCGGCGGGCCCACTGTTGCTGCCGCCACCGCGGCGGCATACACCCTCGTCCTGCTGGCCAACGACCTCGTCTCCTACCGCCGGGAGGCGGAGGCCGGTGCCACCAATACCAACTGCGTCACCCTTCTCGCCCCTACTGGCGGCAGCGTGGAGGACGGCATGGAGAAAGTCGTGCGGCTGCACGACCGCATCATGTCGCTCTACATCCGGCTGAGCCACCAGCTCAAGGCCACCCGCGACGAGCGACTCAGGCGCTACATCGACCAGTTGAGCACGTACATACGGGCCAACCTGGACTGGTCCCTGACCGTTCCCCGTTACCGAGCCCACCCCTCCAGCGGCGCCTCCGTCTCCGCCGCGGTGACCGGCTGGTCCACCGAGCCCTCTGACGGCAGCCTCGCTGCTCCGCCGATCCCCTCCATCGCGTGGTGGTGGGAGCAGCTCCGCGCCTGA
- a CDS encoding AraC family transcriptional regulator: protein MDVLSDLLHRARARNALVRQLIQRPPWSLSFTDPPPLTVVTTLAGHASVRIDDAGTAPVRLAAGDIALITGPGGYTIADDPSTPPQVVIHGRRKSVADGAPETPATQRNLAPRTYGDGLPGATVMLRGAYHLRGDVGDRLLGTLPPLAVVPAGPATRAALDLLGTEATRDEPGQDAVLDRLLDLLLVLALRAWCAGAETAPAWYRALADPAIGEALHLLHADSARRWTVAELATQVGMSRAAFAARFTALVGEPPLTYLTGWRMTVAADLLRDAETTVAAVAHHVGYEDPFAFSVAFKRIRGVSPSIWRRQTH from the coding sequence GTGGACGTACTCAGCGATCTGCTGCACCGGGCCCGGGCCAGGAACGCGTTGGTCAGACAGCTGATCCAACGTCCTCCGTGGTCGCTGAGCTTCACCGATCCGCCACCGCTCACGGTCGTGACCACGCTCGCCGGCCACGCGTCGGTGCGGATCGACGACGCGGGCACCGCCCCGGTGCGTCTCGCCGCGGGCGACATCGCCCTCATCACGGGCCCTGGCGGGTACACCATCGCCGACGACCCTTCCACCCCGCCTCAGGTCGTGATCCACGGGCGGAGGAAAAGCGTCGCCGACGGGGCGCCGGAAACGCCGGCCACGCAGCGGAACTTGGCTCCCCGCACCTACGGCGACGGGCTGCCCGGGGCCACGGTCATGCTCCGCGGCGCCTACCACCTGCGCGGCGACGTCGGCGACCGGCTGCTCGGCACGCTGCCGCCGCTGGCGGTCGTACCCGCCGGGCCGGCGACCAGGGCGGCACTGGACTTGCTCGGCACCGAGGCCACCCGTGACGAACCCGGTCAGGACGCCGTGCTGGACCGGCTGCTGGACCTCCTGCTCGTGCTGGCGTTGCGGGCCTGGTGTGCCGGAGCGGAGACGGCGCCCGCCTGGTACCGGGCACTGGCCGATCCGGCGATCGGCGAGGCACTGCACCTGCTGCACGCGGATTCCGCCCGCCGGTGGACGGTCGCCGAGCTGGCCACCCAGGTCGGCATGTCCCGGGCCGCCTTCGCCGCCCGCTTCACCGCGTTGGTCGGCGAACCCCCGCTCACGTACCTCACGGGCTGGCGGATGACCGTGGCGGCGGACCTGCTCCGGGACGCCGAGACGACCGTCGCCGCCGTGGCTCACCACGTCGGGTACGAGGACCCTTTCGCCTTCAGTGTGGCGTTCAAGCGCATACGGGGCGTCAGCCCTTCGATCTGGCGCCGGCAGACGCATTGA
- a CDS encoding RNA polymerase sigma-70 factor, translating to MGERRERTTDDTVGHLARGGRMDSATERFVAHRNLLFTVAYEMLGSAADAEDVLQETWLRWVGVDLDAVRDQRAYLVRITTRQALSRLRTLRRRKESYVGPWLPEPLLTAPDVAEDVELADSISMAMLLVLETLRPTERAVFLLREVFDLEYDEIAEALDKSAAAVRQIAHRARAHVAARRPRGAVSQAETRDALDAFQQAVETGELQRLLDLLAPDVVLLTDGGGVVRAALAPVVGAGTVAAVLGRIAGAVSLHPARVNGYPALLLRLNGAIDTVMAVRIDDGLITGLYAVRNPEKLSYLAQEATLRR from the coding sequence ATGGGCGAGCGCAGGGAACGGACAACCGACGACACAGTCGGACACCTCGCACGCGGTGGCCGCATGGACTCCGCCACCGAAAGGTTCGTGGCGCACCGCAACCTGCTGTTCACCGTCGCCTACGAGATGCTCGGCTCGGCCGCCGACGCGGAGGACGTCCTGCAGGAAACCTGGCTGCGATGGGTGGGAGTCGATCTCGATGCGGTACGGGACCAGCGCGCATACCTGGTCCGGATCACCACGCGCCAGGCGCTCAGCCGACTGCGTACGCTCCGCCGTCGCAAGGAGTCCTACGTCGGCCCCTGGCTGCCCGAACCGCTGCTGACCGCGCCCGACGTGGCCGAGGACGTAGAGCTGGCCGACAGCATCTCGATGGCGATGCTCCTGGTGCTGGAGACGCTCAGACCGACCGAGCGGGCGGTGTTCCTGCTGCGCGAGGTGTTCGACCTGGAGTATGACGAGATCGCGGAAGCCCTCGACAAGAGCGCGGCCGCGGTCCGCCAGATCGCCCACCGGGCGCGGGCACACGTCGCGGCACGCCGCCCACGCGGCGCCGTCTCCCAGGCCGAGACCCGCGACGCGCTCGACGCGTTCCAACAGGCAGTCGAGACAGGCGAGTTGCAGCGCCTGCTCGACCTCCTCGCGCCGGACGTCGTGCTCCTGACCGACGGCGGGGGAGTGGTGCGGGCCGCGCTGGCACCGGTGGTGGGGGCGGGCACGGTGGCCGCCGTGCTGGGCCGGATCGCCGGCGCGGTGTCGCTGCACCCGGCACGGGTCAATGGCTACCCGGCGCTGCTCCTCCGGCTCAACGGCGCGATCGACACCGTCATGGCGGTACGTATCGACGACGGCCTCATCACCGGCCTCTACGCCGTCCGCAACCCCGAGAAGCTGTCGTATCTGGCGCAGGAGGCCACCCTGCGCCGCTGA
- a CDS encoding DUF998 domain-containing protein, with protein MTQALRVPLTGRAASTSSTTRALLTGGALAGPLFLGVGLIEGLTRDGFDFTRNALSQLSLGSVGWIQVANFLVTGALVTAGAVGLRRAIGHTAGGTWVPRLIGVFGASFLLAGVFTADPGAGFPAGTPDGPATLSGHGTVHMLSGMVGYLALCAAFLVLARHFAVQGRRGWALAYRLLPLGIMAGFVGSATTVVAFTAAAGLGLLALTTAIARLSGPAPTAQQ; from the coding sequence ATGACTCAGGCGCTCCGCGTACCGCTCACCGGCCGTGCTGCCTCGACTTCGTCCACCACTCGTGCGCTGCTTACCGGCGGGGCGCTGGCGGGCCCGCTGTTCCTGGGGGTGGGACTGATCGAGGGCCTCACGCGCGACGGCTTCGACTTCACCCGCAACGCCCTCAGCCAACTCAGCCTCGGCTCCGTGGGCTGGATCCAGGTCGCCAACTTCTTGGTTACCGGCGCCCTGGTCACCGCCGGCGCGGTGGGACTGCGGCGGGCGATCGGCCACACCGCCGGCGGCACCTGGGTGCCGCGCCTGATCGGAGTCTTCGGAGCGTCCTTCCTGCTCGCCGGGGTGTTCACGGCGGACCCCGGTGCGGGATTCCCGGCCGGCACGCCGGACGGCCCGGCCACGCTGAGCGGACACGGGACGGTCCACATGCTCAGCGGCATGGTGGGTTACCTCGCACTGTGCGCCGCATTCCTCGTGCTGGCCCGGCATTTCGCCGTCCAGGGGCGGCGCGGTTGGGCCCTGGCCTACCGCCTCCTGCCGCTGGGGATCATGGCCGGATTCGTCGGCTCCGCCACCACGGTCGTGGCCTTCACCGCCGCAGCCGGCCTTGGCCTGCTCGCACTCACCACAGCAATTGCCCGGCTGTCCGGCCCCGCCCCCACCGCACAGCAGTAG
- a CDS encoding DUF4287 domain-containing protein: MTAPVKGPASYFPSIEKKYGRPIEEWKELIRTSPLTKHMELVAWLKSEHGLGHGHANALVAHTLAERDSS; this comes from the coding sequence ATGACCGCACCGGTGAAAGGCCCCGCCAGCTACTTCCCGTCCATCGAGAAGAAGTACGGCCGCCCGATCGAGGAATGGAAGGAGCTGATCCGCACGTCACCTCTGACCAAGCACATGGAACTCGTCGCCTGGCTCAAGTCCGAGCACGGCCTCGGTCACGGGCACGCCAACGCCCTTGTCGCCCACACTCTCGCCGAGCGCGACAGCAGCTGA
- a CDS encoding NAD(P)H-binding protein, with the protein MKTILVLGGTGKTGRRIARRLKAAGLPVRTASRTAGDPHLDLDDPASWTPALDGVTAAYLVEPSLSASTDHQARIPRLVTEAVAAGVRRLVLLSAPRAGEEGHPLHVAEQAVRDSGVGWTILRPQWFAQNFSEGPWRPAILAGTLALPTGDGRTPFVDAEDIAEVAAAALTEDRHNGRVYDLTGPRAISFGEAAGLIARATDRTIRHVDVEPEDFVQRQVAAGAAPDVARLLTELLVALGNGSGAALSDDVERALGRPPRAFETFVTEAAAAGHWN; encoded by the coding sequence ATGAAGACCATCCTCGTCCTCGGCGGCACCGGCAAGACCGGCCGCCGCATCGCCCGGCGCCTCAAGGCCGCCGGCCTACCTGTGCGCACGGCGTCCCGCACCGCGGGCGACCCCCACCTCGACCTGGACGACCCGGCGAGCTGGACACCCGCGCTCGATGGCGTCACCGCCGCCTACCTCGTGGAGCCGAGCCTGTCGGCGAGCACGGACCACCAGGCGCGCATCCCCCGGTTGGTGACCGAGGCGGTCGCCGCGGGCGTACGGCGCTTGGTGCTGCTGTCCGCCCCGCGCGCCGGCGAAGAGGGCCATCCCCTGCACGTCGCCGAGCAGGCCGTGCGTGACTCCGGCGTCGGCTGGACCATCCTCCGCCCGCAGTGGTTCGCGCAGAACTTCAGCGAGGGTCCCTGGCGCCCCGCGATCCTCGCCGGAACCCTGGCCCTGCCCACCGGCGACGGGCGCACGCCGTTCGTCGACGCGGAGGACATCGCCGAGGTCGCTGCGGCGGCGCTGACCGAAGACCGCCACAACGGACGGGTCTACGACCTGACCGGCCCACGGGCGATCAGCTTCGGCGAGGCGGCCGGCCTCATCGCCCGGGCCACCGACCGCACGATCCGTCACGTCGACGTCGAACCGGAGGACTTCGTCCAGCGCCAGGTCGCCGCCGGCGCCGCACCCGACGTCGCCCGACTGCTCACGGAACTCCTGGTGGCCCTCGGCAACGGCTCGGGCGCCGCGCTCTCCGACGACGTGGAACGTGCCCTCGGCCGACCGCCCCGCGCCTTCGAGACCTTCGTCACCGAGGCCGCCGCCGCGGGCCACTGGAACTGA
- a CDS encoding alcohol dehydrogenase catalytic domain-containing protein yields the protein MRAAVLTQFGAPLTVREVPDPEAGGGEVLVEVLAACVPPYAVEVFSGERRYPLVPPVVPGPGGVGRVVHVGPDATRLRAGDLVWCDSTVRSRDDALTPDITLQGWSSRGDGGARLARHLRDGAFAELLRVPTENVFPLPAAAEQDPARWAALCVYAISYGGLLAGELEAGETLLVSGATGNLGSSAVALALAMGAGRVVAPGRNPAALGLLADRFGPRVRPVRLTGDEAADRAAMTEAADGPIDMVLDLLPPSAPSSTARAAAMTVREYGRVVLMGGVGMLGGDDLALPYPWIMRNSITVRGQWMYPRAANVGIIRLLTSGALDLAPERVRSFPLDAVNDAVAYAAAHGGPFDRTALTPLRG from the coding sequence GTGCGAGCAGCAGTTCTGACGCAGTTCGGCGCCCCGCTCACAGTGCGGGAGGTGCCCGACCCTGAGGCGGGAGGCGGTGAAGTACTGGTCGAGGTACTCGCCGCCTGTGTGCCCCCCTACGCGGTGGAGGTCTTCAGCGGCGAGCGGAGATACCCCCTCGTCCCTCCCGTCGTGCCCGGTCCCGGCGGCGTGGGGCGGGTCGTCCACGTCGGACCGGACGCCACCCGGCTGCGCGCCGGCGACCTGGTGTGGTGCGACTCGACGGTGCGGTCACGGGATGACGCCCTGACGCCCGACATCACGTTGCAAGGCTGGAGTTCCCGAGGCGACGGCGGCGCGAGGCTCGCCCGGCACCTGCGCGACGGGGCGTTCGCCGAGTTGCTGCGGGTCCCCACGGAGAACGTCTTTCCCCTTCCCGCGGCGGCTGAGCAGGACCCGGCCCGGTGGGCCGCGCTCTGCGTATATGCCATCTCCTACGGCGGGCTGCTGGCCGGTGAGCTCGAGGCCGGTGAGACGCTGCTCGTCAGCGGAGCCACCGGAAACCTCGGCAGCAGCGCGGTGGCGCTCGCGCTCGCGATGGGGGCGGGCCGGGTCGTCGCGCCGGGTCGGAACCCGGCCGCGCTCGGCCTCCTCGCCGACCGGTTCGGCCCGCGCGTACGCCCGGTCCGGCTGACCGGGGACGAGGCCGCCGACCGCGCGGCGATGACCGAAGCGGCCGACGGCCCGATCGACATGGTGCTCGACCTGCTCCCGCCGAGCGCACCCAGTTCGACGGCGCGCGCGGCAGCCATGACCGTGCGCGAGTACGGCCGTGTCGTCCTCATGGGCGGCGTCGGCATGCTCGGCGGCGACGACCTCGCGCTCCCGTATCCGTGGATCATGCGGAACTCGATCACCGTGCGCGGGCAGTGGATGTACCCGCGCGCGGCGAACGTCGGCATCATCCGGCTTCTCACCTCGGGTGCGCTGGACCTCGCCCCTGAACGGGTCCGGTCCTTTCCCCTCGACGCGGTCAACGACGCCGTTGCGTACGCCGCGGCGCACGGCGGACCGTTCGACCGCACGGCCCTCACCCCGCTACGCGGCTGA